From a single Pseudomonas triticicola genomic region:
- the copC gene encoding copper homeostasis periplasmic binding protein CopC — protein sequence MRTLTLPLIFASGLLLSTLAQAHPKLLSSTPAEGAEGAAPGRIELHFSESLVTQFSGAKLVMTEMGGMAHSPMPMKAKVSASSDPKTMLITPLAPLPAGTYQVQWRAVSADTHPITGNVTFKVK from the coding sequence ATGCGCACATTGACCCTGCCCCTGATATTCGCCAGCGGATTGCTCCTGAGCACCCTCGCCCAGGCCCATCCGAAACTGCTCTCGTCGACGCCAGCCGAAGGCGCGGAAGGCGCCGCGCCGGGCAGGATCGAGCTGCACTTTTCCGAGAGCCTGGTCACGCAGTTCTCCGGGGCCAAACTGGTAATGACCGAAATGGGTGGCATGGCTCACTCGCCGATGCCGATGAAAGCCAAGGTCAGCGCCAGCAGCGATCCGAAAACCATGCTGATCACCCCGCTCGCCCCGCTGCCTGCCGGCACCTATCAGGTGCAGTGGCGCGCGGTGTCCGCCGACACGCACCCGATCACCGGTAACGTCACGTTCAAAGTGAAGTGA
- a CDS encoding ABC-three component system protein, with protein sequence MSDQSNNIVHGDMAAGNINKLNIDMRQGTTLNELTLLYARLRAAEVDEKDGSGFCEKLNHYLAAPTEGDVRGLEAKLRESGRTDQLYFAMSQKEQAAKMVMRQQSSRVAQRIYTILLDELHTNYMLAVTPVIESGGDRVVVDAAINSILHNICSMLGENFLEISVKDLLGLLYFLGGNCHIRWDKYADLSSSL encoded by the coding sequence GTGTCTGATCAGTCTAACAACATCGTACATGGCGACATGGCTGCTGGAAATATTAATAAACTTAATATTGATATGCGCCAAGGTACAACTCTCAACGAGTTGACCCTGCTTTATGCTCGCCTTCGAGCCGCAGAAGTTGACGAAAAAGATGGCTCTGGCTTCTGCGAAAAACTTAATCATTACCTAGCAGCACCAACGGAAGGCGACGTCCGTGGACTTGAAGCAAAGCTTCGGGAGAGCGGGAGAACTGATCAGCTTTATTTTGCGATGAGTCAAAAAGAGCAAGCTGCCAAAATGGTAATGAGGCAGCAATCCTCAAGAGTTGCGCAGAGAATCTATACCATCTTATTAGATGAGCTTCACACAAACTATATGCTCGCAGTCACGCCAGTGATCGAATCAGGTGGCGATCGAGTTGTAGTTGACGCAGCAATAAACAGTATCCTTCACAACATATGTTCCATGCTCGGCGAGAATTTTTTGGAGATTTCTGTCAAGGACCTACTGGGGTTGCTTTATTTTCTTGGAGGTAACTGTCACATAAGGTGGGACAAATATGCTGATTTATCATCCAGCCTATGA
- a CDS encoding winged helix-turn-helix domain-containing protein, giving the protein MMLSGNLATRSPRPTNDESGVLALGRTLGVADHLRSLIAKHVQPDMTLETGAFTSSYKQHGYIGSYRAIFVIIDSPQAIEENLALVQNLRDDNLKPLICAIVTGRGAVNKIKYFLAGADACIKLNTLSDDSEDLLAEFFNSEDWQRDINLTLDPTRICLMDSRRKLDISFAEMKILEAFAHTGNHILSHDEIASIMGLNANFYDPRALEKSISRLRGKIKDMYGTNAIQSIRGYGYRLMRGLISTA; this is encoded by the coding sequence ATGATGCTCTCAGGGAACTTGGCGACGAGAAGTCCGCGCCCGACAAATGATGAATCCGGTGTTCTTGCGCTGGGTCGTACACTGGGTGTGGCTGATCATTTGAGATCGCTGATCGCAAAGCACGTGCAGCCCGATATGACTCTGGAAACAGGTGCTTTCACTAGTTCATATAAGCAGCACGGTTACATCGGTTCCTACCGCGCCATTTTCGTCATCATCGATAGTCCACAAGCCATCGAAGAAAATCTGGCCCTGGTGCAAAACCTGCGCGATGACAACTTGAAGCCGCTTATTTGCGCAATTGTCACCGGCCGCGGTGCCGTCAACAAGATCAAGTATTTTCTCGCCGGAGCGGATGCCTGTATCAAGCTCAACACATTGAGCGATGACAGCGAAGACTTGCTCGCGGAGTTCTTCAACAGCGAAGACTGGCAACGAGATATCAATCTCACGCTTGATCCGACGCGGATCTGCCTGATGGACAGTCGGCGCAAACTGGATATCTCTTTCGCCGAAATGAAGATCCTCGAGGCCTTTGCGCACACCGGCAATCACATTCTGAGTCATGATGAAATCGCCAGCATCATGGGCCTCAACGCCAATTTCTACGACCCTCGGGCACTGGAAAAATCAATCAGTCGCTTGCGTGGAAAAATCAAGGACATGTATGGTACAAACGCGATTCAGAGCATCCGCGGCTACGGCTATCGCCTGATGCGGGGCCTGATATCGACTGCCTGA
- a CDS encoding undecaprenyl-diphosphate phosphatase: MDFWTLFQVLILGAVEGLTEFLPISSTGHQIIVADLLEFGGERAMAFNIIIQLGAILAVVWEFRPKIFEIVKGLPTERNAQRFTLNLLIAFFPAVILGVLFADAIHEYLFNPITVAVALVVGGIVMLWAEQRSHVVSVEHVDDMRWSHALKVGFVQCLAMIPGTSRSGSTIIGGLLFGLSRKAATEFSFFLAMPTMVGAAVYSGYKYRDLFQPNDLPVFALGFVTAFIFAMIAVRGLLKFIANHSYAAFAWYRIGFGLLILATWLFGWVNWTAAAAA; the protein is encoded by the coding sequence ATGGATTTCTGGACCCTTTTCCAGGTGTTGATATTAGGCGCGGTTGAAGGCTTGACCGAGTTCTTGCCCATCTCGAGTACCGGTCACCAGATTATTGTCGCCGACCTGCTCGAGTTTGGCGGCGAACGCGCCATGGCGTTCAACATCATTATTCAACTGGGGGCCATTCTTGCTGTGGTCTGGGAATTTCGTCCGAAGATCTTCGAAATCGTCAAAGGCCTGCCCACCGAGCGCAACGCGCAACGTTTCACCCTTAATCTGCTGATCGCGTTTTTCCCGGCCGTTATCCTCGGCGTGTTATTCGCCGACGCGATTCATGAATACCTGTTCAACCCGATCACCGTTGCGGTGGCCCTGGTTGTTGGCGGCATCGTCATGTTGTGGGCCGAACAGCGCAGCCATGTAGTCAGCGTCGAACATGTCGACGACATGCGCTGGTCCCACGCGTTGAAGGTCGGTTTCGTACAATGCCTGGCGATGATTCCCGGCACCTCGCGCTCCGGCTCGACCATCATCGGCGGGCTGCTCTTTGGCCTTTCGCGCAAAGCCGCCACCGAGTTCTCGTTCTTCCTCGCCATGCCGACCATGGTTGGTGCTGCCGTTTATTCCGGCTACAAATACCGCGACCTGTTCCAGCCCAACGATCTGCCAGTCTTCGCCCTCGGCTTCGTCACCGCGTTCATCTTCGCCATGATCGCCGTACGTGGCCTGCTGAAATTTATCGCCAACCACAGCTATGCCGCGTTCGCGTGGTACCGGATCGGTTTTGGTTTGCTGATTCTGGCGACGTGGCTGTTTGGCTGGGTCAACTGGACCGCCGCAGCGGCTGCCTGA
- a CDS encoding DUF2388 domain-containing protein: MSVARYFDVLTGCLLFMPAFTFSGLKRFTLLALFSFTSDVYAHCDGFCMGRTDTPWEVTQLSGFTLVSLILAPISSSQETTDSHKRVYSAEEQEDARLYLASDGMLQAAYFTSALQRFRQESSDSTLNDLAVAALISAQ, translated from the coding sequence ATGAGCGTTGCCCGGTATTTTGATGTACTGACAGGATGTCTTTTGTTTATGCCCGCGTTTACTTTTTCAGGTCTCAAGCGTTTCACCCTCCTCGCTTTGTTCAGCTTCACTTCCGACGTTTATGCGCACTGCGATGGCTTTTGCATGGGCCGTACCGATACGCCGTGGGAGGTGACGCAGCTTTCCGGCTTCACTTTGGTGTCTTTAATCCTCGCACCTATTTCGTCTAGCCAGGAAACGACCGACAGTCACAAGCGTGTTTACTCTGCCGAGGAGCAAGAAGACGCGCGACTCTATCTGGCCAGCGACGGCATGCTGCAAGCCGCGTATTTCACCTCGGCCTTGCAGCGCTTTCGTCAGGAGTCGTCGGATTCGACGTTAAACGATCTCGCCGTGGCCGCGTTGATCAGCGCGCAGTGA
- a CDS encoding transporter substrate-binding domain-containing protein yields MTTLKSTMILGGLLTLATGAHADPATSHLDSIQQQGQLRVCTTGDYKPYTFKRNDGDFEGIDISMARSLADSLGVKVQWVQTTWKTLMPDMQAGKCDIGMGGISVTLERQKKAYFSNTLDTDGKIPLVRCADQSKYQTIDQINQPNVRLVEPAGGTNEAFVHAFLPKAQLALHDNVTIFQQLLDNKADVMITDASEALYQQKLKPGLCAVNPHKYMQYGEKAYLLPRDDMSWKVYVDQWLHLSKVTGKYQQTLSEWIAVPQ; encoded by the coding sequence ATGACAACACTAAAAAGCACGATGATCCTCGGCGGCCTGCTGACCCTGGCGACTGGCGCTCACGCCGATCCCGCCACGTCCCACCTCGACAGCATTCAGCAACAAGGCCAGTTGCGCGTCTGCACCACCGGCGACTACAAGCCCTATACCTTCAAGCGCAACGATGGCGACTTCGAAGGCATCGACATCAGCATGGCCCGCTCCCTGGCCGACAGCCTCGGCGTCAAGGTGCAATGGGTGCAGACCACCTGGAAAACCCTGATGCCCGACATGCAGGCCGGCAAATGCGACATCGGCATGGGCGGCATCTCGGTCACACTGGAACGGCAGAAAAAAGCCTACTTCAGCAACACCCTCGACACTGACGGCAAAATCCCGCTGGTGCGCTGCGCCGACCAGTCCAAATACCAGACCATCGACCAGATCAACCAGCCCAACGTGCGCCTGGTGGAACCTGCCGGCGGCACCAACGAAGCCTTCGTCCACGCCTTCCTGCCCAAGGCACAGCTGGCCCTGCACGACAACGTGACGATCTTCCAGCAACTGCTCGACAACAAAGCCGACGTGATGATCACCGACGCCTCGGAAGCGCTGTATCAGCAGAAACTCAAACCGGGGTTGTGCGCAGTGAATCCGCATAAGTACATGCAGTACGGGGAGAAGGCTTACTTGCTGCCGCGTGATGACATGAGTTGGAAAGTGTATGTCGATCAGTGGCTGCATTTGAGCAAGGTCACTGGCAAGTATCAGCAGACGTTGAGTGAGTGGATAGCGGTGCCGCAATAA
- a CDS encoding ABC-three component system middle component 5, with amino-acid sequence MLIYHPAYDAYHCVFRMLSILSVIPSLEYDKARLLDFYLTFPSAVQTITLPKTLSHGKRTAKKFENIYHDPFDPFLIFKDMRAIQISAIGCLVASGIVDRSSYAEGIISRTNVKLPKSLETRISVFLESRPEIGDFILQDLAILPLRGINGLKHRTGLLEYKYDIS; translated from the coding sequence ATGCTGATTTATCATCCAGCCTATGATGCATACCATTGCGTATTTCGAATGCTTTCAATTTTATCCGTAATACCAAGCCTTGAATACGACAAAGCTAGGCTCCTAGACTTTTATCTGACCTTTCCCTCAGCGGTACAAACGATCACTCTCCCAAAAACTTTATCTCATGGCAAGCGTACTGCGAAGAAATTCGAAAATATTTATCACGATCCTTTTGACCCCTTCCTCATCTTTAAAGATATGCGCGCCATTCAAATATCAGCCATTGGATGCTTAGTAGCTTCAGGAATAGTCGATCGCTCTAGTTATGCAGAAGGCATAATATCGCGAACAAATGTAAAACTACCAAAGTCCCTAGAAACAAGAATCTCGGTTTTTTTAGAAAGCCGCCCGGAGATTGGAGATTTTATTTTACAAGATTTGGCGATACTTCCCTTGAGAGGCATCAATGGCTTAAAGCACAGAACGGGCTTATTGGAGTATAAGTATGACATATCTTAA
- a CDS encoding DUF6124 family protein — protein sequence MFKPTPNPPETDPASPYESANSKKLHEAAERALDHYLLPASLIMASTDEPERMYLANPKYDMESLLANACETLGSASEMLNNFAATLDNSRRKSALGIAQVVMLAELAVNQALDKVEIKP from the coding sequence ATGTTCAAACCAACACCCAACCCGCCAGAAACCGACCCCGCATCCCCCTACGAATCCGCCAATTCCAAAAAACTCCACGAAGCCGCCGAGCGCGCGCTCGATCACTATCTCCTTCCCGCCAGCCTAATCATGGCCAGCACCGATGAGCCCGAACGCATGTACCTTGCCAATCCGAAGTACGACATGGAATCCCTGTTGGCCAATGCCTGCGAAACCCTGGGTTCTGCCTCCGAAATGCTCAACAACTTTGCCGCGACGCTGGATAACTCGCGCCGCAAATCTGCGCTAGGCATTGCGCAGGTGGTGATGTTGGCGGAGTTGGCGGTGAATCAGGCGTTGGATAAGGTCGAAATCAAGCCGTAA
- a CDS encoding methyl-accepting chemotaxis protein, translating into MASTVQEVARNTTDASAAATLADQQARHGSTVVKQATVQISELAIAIEELGGAMNVLTQDSEQIGKVIDVIKAVAEQTNLLALNAAIEAARAGEQGRGFAVVADEVRSLAQRTQDSTKEIEALIVTLQQGTQAAATLMTSSRERTLDTVVLAQKAELAITEINQSIGTIQEMSLQISAAAEQQSAVADEINRSIVSVRDVADQSAVASEESAAATIELASLGQDLQRMTAHFRT; encoded by the coding sequence ATGGCTTCGACGGTGCAGGAAGTTGCGCGTAACACCACCGATGCCTCCGCTGCCGCGACCCTCGCCGATCAGCAGGCGCGCCACGGCAGCACGGTGGTCAAGCAGGCGACGGTGCAGATCAGCGAACTTGCCATAGCCATTGAAGAGTTGGGCGGTGCGATGAATGTGCTGACTCAGGACAGCGAGCAGATCGGCAAAGTCATCGATGTGATCAAAGCCGTCGCCGAGCAGACCAATCTGCTCGCGTTGAACGCCGCTATTGAAGCCGCGCGGGCGGGTGAGCAGGGTCGTGGTTTTGCTGTGGTGGCAGACGAAGTGCGCTCGCTCGCACAGCGCACGCAGGACTCGACCAAGGAAATCGAAGCGCTGATCGTCACCCTGCAACAAGGCACGCAAGCGGCCGCGACGCTGATGACCTCAAGCCGCGAACGCACCCTCGATACGGTGGTACTGGCGCAGAAAGCCGAATTGGCGATTACCGAGATCAATCAGTCCATCGGTACGATCCAGGAGATGAGTCTGCAGATATCGGCCGCCGCCGAGCAGCAAAGTGCCGTGGCCGACGAAATCAACCGCAGCATTGTCAGTGTGCGTGATGTGGCTGACCAGTCGGCTGTCGCCAGCGAAGAAAGTGCGGCGGCGACGATCGAGTTGGCGTCACTTGGGCAGGACCTGCAGCGAATGACCGCGCATTTCCGCACCTGA
- a CDS encoding AAA family ATPase: protein MTYLKPTLSVRRLIVLQGGHRAFDCTFHDGVNIIRGRNSSGKTTIMDLLAYSLGAENIRWKPEALMCSATMVEVHLNGVAATLLRDIEPESQRPLNIFWGSIEAALVAGVNHWERYPFRRSEQKISFSQALFSALEIPQAQGAAASNLTMHQLLRVLYADQPSVHSPIFRTDNFDSALTRDMVGGYLCGVSDDDLYSAQLEVREVGKSLDKIIGELRGIFNVLGRSGQTLDIEASRSVIPALEAERGRLTEYIVGLKAERSLSKKEANTASAKVDGIRSKLNSAKQYEAILKDGLLKLNLEIADSKLFLKELEERLSGLDDSKETRNYFGALSFLFCPSCLTELTPQASEGHDCHLCKHELTEGASSSNILRMRNEFSIQIKESSLLLKAKEEEATKLSRDIPLATEAAKRLEAEYSSISSHWSSNIETLLEDSARRLGSLDEEIKQAYENQKLFTVISELQKNRNELTFKVEKLNDLINNLERKQEARKREVSSKLSSNMIELLKKDLQLQPEFIDANTVEFSFIDNTVLVNGSRNFSESSAVVLRHVFHLALLKTSAELSYMRVPRFMMLDGIDDGGMEKERSHNLQALIVSECEKISVPFQVIYATSEINPDLQNGELVVGRYFNPESRSLNVSTQLFSA from the coding sequence ATGACATATCTTAAGCCTACACTCAGCGTACGTAGACTTATAGTACTGCAAGGGGGACATCGCGCTTTCGACTGTACTTTTCACGATGGTGTAAACATTATCAGAGGTCGCAATAGCTCCGGAAAAACCACAATTATGGATCTTTTAGCCTATTCGTTGGGGGCCGAAAACATAAGATGGAAGCCGGAAGCTCTGATGTGCTCCGCAACTATGGTTGAAGTCCACTTAAATGGAGTAGCCGCTACTCTTCTGCGAGATATCGAACCAGAAAGTCAGAGACCGCTGAATATTTTCTGGGGAAGTATTGAGGCCGCTCTTGTCGCTGGAGTAAATCACTGGGAGCGTTATCCATTTCGGCGTTCTGAGCAGAAAATAAGTTTCTCTCAAGCCCTCTTCTCCGCTTTGGAAATCCCACAAGCCCAAGGAGCAGCCGCCTCAAATTTAACAATGCACCAATTGCTACGCGTATTGTATGCAGATCAACCTTCAGTACATAGCCCAATATTCAGAACTGATAATTTCGATAGCGCTTTGACGAGAGATATGGTCGGCGGCTATCTCTGCGGTGTTTCTGATGACGATCTTTACTCTGCCCAATTAGAGGTGAGAGAGGTTGGAAAATCACTTGATAAAATTATTGGTGAGCTACGAGGTATATTTAATGTCTTAGGTCGATCTGGACAAACTCTGGACATTGAAGCCTCCAGGAGCGTAATCCCAGCGCTTGAAGCTGAGCGAGGAAGATTGACTGAATACATTGTCGGCTTAAAAGCAGAACGATCTCTATCAAAAAAAGAAGCCAACACGGCCTCTGCCAAAGTTGATGGAATCCGCTCCAAGCTAAACTCCGCAAAGCAATATGAAGCCATCCTTAAAGACGGATTATTAAAATTAAACTTAGAAATAGCAGATTCTAAACTTTTCTTGAAAGAGCTAGAAGAGCGGCTTTCTGGGTTGGATGATTCAAAGGAAACACGAAATTACTTCGGAGCACTATCATTTTTATTTTGCCCTAGTTGCTTGACAGAACTCACACCCCAGGCTTCCGAGGGACACGATTGCCACCTGTGCAAGCATGAGTTGACTGAGGGAGCGAGCAGTTCAAATATATTGCGAATGAGAAACGAGTTTTCTATCCAAATCAAAGAATCCTCGCTCCTACTTAAAGCAAAAGAAGAAGAGGCTACGAAACTTTCCCGTGACATTCCTCTTGCTACAGAAGCTGCCAAGCGACTTGAAGCCGAATATAGCTCTATATCATCTCACTGGTCGAGTAATATTGAAACTCTTCTTGAAGACTCAGCAAGACGCCTAGGCTCTTTAGATGAAGAGATAAAACAGGCTTATGAGAACCAAAAACTTTTCACTGTAATTTCTGAATTGCAAAAAAACAGAAACGAATTAACTTTTAAGGTCGAAAAACTAAACGACCTCATTAACAACCTGGAAAGAAAGCAAGAAGCCAGAAAACGAGAAGTCTCATCAAAGCTTTCTAGCAACATGATAGAGTTACTAAAAAAAGACTTACAATTACAACCTGAATTTATAGATGCAAATACTGTTGAATTTAGCTTTATCGATAACACGGTTCTCGTTAACGGCTCTCGAAATTTTTCGGAAAGCTCTGCAGTCGTCCTTCGTCATGTATTCCATCTTGCGCTACTTAAAACCAGTGCAGAACTGTCGTACATGCGAGTTCCTCGTTTCATGATGCTTGACGGCATCGATGATGGGGGTATGGAAAAAGAGCGCAGTCATAATCTTCAGGCATTAATTGTTTCCGAGTGCGAGAAGATCAGCGTTCCATTTCAGGTTATCTATGCTACGTCAGAGATAAATCCGGATCTCCAAAATGGAGAGCTGGTTGTTGGACGCTACTTCAACCCGGAATCTCGGTCGCTTAACGTATCAACTCAATTATTTAGCGCTTAG
- the copD gene encoding copper homeostasis membrane protein CopD: protein MADLLNIILRFALYVDLLLLFGLALFGLYSFNALLRFRPLLRGMAVTGALLSVAGLVLMTRAMSGETQLAALWPHLQMMLLETDVGLAWALRMTALAIVVIRPSLWPASLAGAIALASLAWSGHGAMDEGWLRFWHFLSDILHLLAAGAWLGALLALVLMASGRIGDTRFRLLADAVKRFEWVGALIVLTVSVTGVMNYLFIVGPRLDGVLFGTYGQLLTIKVLAFAVMLVLAALNRFHLGPSLQQSLRDGQHLIAANALRRSVVMELALALLIVALVAWLGTLSPDPG from the coding sequence ATGGCGGACCTGCTCAATATCATCCTGCGGTTCGCCTTGTACGTGGATTTGCTGCTGTTGTTCGGCCTGGCGTTGTTTGGCTTGTACAGCTTCAACGCGCTGCTGCGGTTCCGTCCGTTGTTGCGGGGCATGGCGGTGACAGGGGCATTGCTGTCAGTGGCCGGGCTGGTGCTGATGACCCGCGCCATGAGTGGCGAAACCCAGCTCGCGGCGTTGTGGCCGCACCTGCAGATGATGCTGCTGGAAACGGACGTTGGCCTGGCGTGGGCGCTGCGGATGACAGCGCTGGCCATCGTAGTGATCCGGCCGAGTCTGTGGCCAGCGTCGTTGGCAGGCGCCATTGCCCTCGCTTCGCTGGCATGGAGCGGGCACGGAGCGATGGACGAAGGATGGCTGCGGTTCTGGCACTTTCTCAGCGACATCTTGCACTTGCTTGCGGCGGGAGCGTGGTTGGGTGCCTTGCTGGCGCTGGTGTTGATGGCGAGCGGGCGGATCGGTGACACACGCTTTCGCCTGCTCGCCGATGCAGTGAAACGCTTCGAATGGGTGGGCGCATTGATCGTGCTGACGGTGTCGGTCACCGGCGTGATGAATTATCTCTTCATCGTCGGCCCAAGGCTCGACGGAGTGCTGTTCGGGACCTACGGGCAGTTGCTTACGATCAAGGTGCTGGCGTTTGCCGTGATGCTGGTGCTGGCTGCGTTGAACCGCTTTCATCTTGGACCGTCACTGCAACAATCGCTGCGCGACGGCCAGCACCTCATCGCCGCGAACGCGCTGCGGCGCAGTGTGGTGATGGAGCTGGCCCTTGCCCTGTTGATCGTGGCGCTGGTGGCGTGGCTGGGCACATTGAGTCCGGACCCGGGATGA
- a CDS encoding EAL domain-containing protein — protein MTDFPKSFASPGGCQGCRNKGVPEMDFAFAFQPIVDLRDQTTFAHEALVRGVNGEGALSVLEKVDDQNRYRFDQLCRVRAISTAADLGMTQYLSINFLPNAVYRPEMCIRSTLEAARTYGFPLERLIFEAVEGEHVESNKHLMNILREYREFGFKTAIDDFGAGYSGLNLLADFQPDLIKLDMALIRNIHRDRVRQTIVRNVVNMCRELGVEVIAEGIENAEERDFLADCGIYLMQGYWFARPSFRSLAQISTSAWLGRSSNPRSYAKH, from the coding sequence ATGACCGACTTTCCAAAATCATTCGCGTCTCCCGGAGGCTGCCAGGGCTGTAGGAACAAAGGCGTGCCGGAGATGGATTTCGCCTTCGCTTTCCAGCCCATTGTGGACCTGCGCGATCAAACGACGTTTGCCCATGAAGCGTTGGTTCGCGGCGTGAACGGCGAAGGCGCCTTGTCTGTCCTGGAAAAGGTGGACGATCAGAACCGTTATCGATTCGATCAACTGTGTCGAGTGCGGGCGATTTCCACGGCGGCTGACTTGGGCATGACGCAGTACCTGTCGATCAACTTTCTGCCGAATGCCGTTTACCGGCCGGAGATGTGTATTCGCAGCACGCTGGAAGCGGCGCGCACGTACGGCTTTCCGCTGGAGCGGCTGATCTTCGAGGCTGTGGAAGGCGAGCACGTCGAAAGCAACAAACACTTGATGAATATCTTGCGTGAGTATCGTGAGTTTGGTTTCAAGACGGCCATCGACGACTTTGGCGCAGGCTATTCCGGCCTTAACTTGTTGGCGGATTTTCAACCGGACCTGATCAAGCTGGATATGGCGCTGATCCGCAATATTCACCGTGACCGCGTACGCCAGACGATCGTGCGCAACGTGGTGAACATGTGCAGAGAGTTGGGCGTGGAAGTGATCGCCGAGGGCATAGAAAATGCCGAGGAAAGAGACTTTCTCGCCGATTGCGGCATTTATCTGATGCAGGGCTACTGGTTCGCCAGGCCCTCGTTCAGATCGTTGGCGCAGATCTCGACGAGTGCGTGGCTGGGGAGATCATCCAATCCGCGCTCTTATGCAAAACATTGA
- the dusA gene encoding tRNA dihydrouridine(20/20a) synthase DusA, which translates to MSLQPVTLSRRFSVAPMMDWTDRHCRFFLRVLSKNALLYTEMVTTGALLNGDHERFLRHNEAEHPLALQLGGSVPLDLAACARMAEEHGYDEVNLNVGCPSDRVQNNMIGACLMGHPQLVADCVKAMRDAVSIPVTVKHRIGINGRDSYAELCDFVGTVRDAGCTSFTVHARIAILEGLSPKENRDIPPLRYDVAAQLKADFPELEIVLNGGIKTMEACHEHLQTFDGVMLGREAYHNPYLLAEVDQQLFGSTAPVISRAEALAQLRPYIAEHLLAGGAMHHITRHVLGLGTGFPGARKFRQLLSVDIHKAKDPLALLDQAAELLEGR; encoded by the coding sequence ATGTCCCTACAACCCGTCACACTCTCCCGCCGCTTCTCCGTCGCCCCGATGATGGATTGGACGGACCGCCATTGCCGTTTCTTCCTACGCGTCCTGTCCAAGAACGCCCTGCTCTACACCGAAATGGTCACCACTGGCGCGTTGCTCAACGGTGATCACGAACGTTTCCTGCGTCACAACGAAGCCGAGCACCCGCTGGCGTTGCAGCTCGGTGGTAGTGTTCCGCTCGATCTCGCCGCCTGCGCGCGCATGGCCGAGGAACATGGCTACGACGAGGTGAACCTGAACGTCGGCTGCCCGAGTGATCGTGTGCAAAACAACATGATCGGCGCGTGCCTGATGGGGCATCCGCAGTTGGTGGCCGATTGTGTGAAGGCGATGCGTGATGCGGTGTCGATTCCGGTGACGGTGAAGCACCGGATCGGCATCAACGGGCGCGACAGTTATGCCGAGTTGTGCGATTTCGTCGGGACTGTGCGGGATGCCGGATGCACGAGTTTTACCGTGCATGCGCGGATTGCGATTCTGGAGGGGTTGTCGCCGAAGGAGAATCGCGACATTCCGCCGTTGCGCTATGACGTCGCGGCGCAGCTGAAGGCGGATTTTCCGGAGCTGGAGATTGTGCTGAACGGCGGGATCAAGACCATGGAGGCCTGCCATGAGCATCTGCAGACGTTCGATGGCGTGATGTTGGGGCGTGAGGCTTATCACAATCCTTATCTGCTAGCGGAGGTCGATCAGCAACTGTTCGGCAGTACCGCTCCGGTGATCAGTCGGGCTGAGGCGTTGGCGCAGTTGCGGCCGTATATCGCCGAACATCTGCTGGCCGGTGGCGCGATGCATCACATCACTCGGCATGTTCTGGGCCTGGGCACCGGTTTCCCCGGGGCGCGCAAGTTTCGTCAGTTGTTGTCGGTGGATATTCACAAGGCCAAGGATCCGCTGGCGTTGCTGGATCAGGCGGCTGAGTTGCTTGAAGGTCGTTGA